A portion of the Sabethes cyaneus chromosome 3, idSabCyanKW18_F2, whole genome shotgun sequence genome contains these proteins:
- the LOC128743247 gene encoding glycine N-methyltransferase has translation MPQADSVFQSRSDGISAEGVRDQYADGKAARVWEIFIGDKKSRTENYRNFLVEKLRDNGCKRILDVACGTGVDSIMLLEEGFEVVSIDASDKMLKYALKERWNRRKEPTFDNWIIEEANWLTLYDDIQPIIGEGFDAVMCLGNSFAHLLDNYGDQREQIQAIRNFERCVKPGGLLLIDHRNYDNIMDTGATPAKCIYYNSSHTADIKTSVLYVAAKPALVTLDYVISTGSGDASEFRLSYYPHKLTVFENILKTIFDGSKSHEIFGDFKQIDNVSNPAFYLHVVKKAE, from the exons ATGCCGCAAGCAGATTCCGTTTTTCAATCACGCTCCGACGGTATCTCCGCCGAAGGGGTCAGAGATCAATACGCCGACGGGAAGGCTGCCCGAGTATGGGAGATCTTCATCGGCGACAAGAAGAGTCGAACCGAAAATTATAGAAACTTTTTGGTGGAAAAGTTGCGCGACAATGGATGCAAACGAATTCTGGATGTGGCCTGCGGAACGGGCGTCGACTCAATCATGCTCCTGGAAGAGGGATTCGAGGTTGTTTCAATTGATGCATCGGACAAAATGTTGAAGTATGCCCTGAAGGAACGCTGGAACCGGAGAAAGGAACCAACGTTCGACAATTGGA TAATTGAGGAAGCTAACTGGCTAACGTTATATGACGATATCCAGCCCATCATTGGCGAGGGCTTTGATGCGGTCATGTGCCTGGGAAATTCCTTTGCTCATCTACTGGACAACTATGGCGATCAGCGTGAGCAAATTCAGGCAATCCGAAACTTTGAGAGATGTGTTAAACCCGGCGGCTTGCTGTTGATTGATCATCGCAATTACGACAATATAATGGACACCGGAGCAACCCCTGCCAAATGCATTTATTACAAT AGCAGCCATACGGCGGATATCAAAACGTCAGTACTATATGTTGCCGCCAAACCGGCGCTGGTCACATTGGATTACGTTATAAGCACCGGCAGCGGGGATGCTAGTGAGTTCCGGTTATCGTATTATCCGCACAAGTTGACCGTATTCGAGAATATACTTAAAACCATTTTTGACGGAAGCAAATCTCATGAAATCTTCggagatttcaaacaaatcgaTAATGTTAGCAATCCTGCCTTCTACCTTCACGTCGTGAAAAAGGCCGAGTGA